The sequence ATCAATCCCGTTTGGCAAGACTCGAGCTCTTTTGTTGACATCTTCGACGTGGATCACTTTATCGATGCGTTAAAAGATGACGTAAGAGTAGTTAAAGAGCTTCCTGAGGACTACTCTTGGAGCACGAGAGAGTACTACGCTGCGGCGGTTCGTGAAACACGTGTCAAAACCGCTCCTGTTCACGCTTCTGCGCAATGGTATATTGAGAATGTTTCACCGCTTCTTCACAGGTATATTTAACGTTAATCTGACAGTTTTGAAAACGTTACAAGAGTCTTAAAagtttggagatttttttttttttttttggtagctATGGGATTGCTGCGATCTCTCCGTTCTCTCACCGTCTGTCGTTTGATCACTTACCTGGTGAGATTCAACGGCTGAGATGCAAAGTGAACTTCCAAGCGTTGAGGTTTGTTCCTCACATTACATCGCTTGGTGATGCTCTTGTGAGCCGTCTTAGAAACCCGTTGTGGAGAAGCGAAAAGGACAGAAAGAGTGTGGATCATTTGGGAGACATGACGAATCCGAACAGTAGACATGAACCAGGGAAGTTCGCTGTTCTTCATCTTCGCTTTGACAAGGTAATGTTCACTCTCAGTTCATTACACTTTTTTAGGCAGTTTCAGTTCGGTATCGGTACCGGCTTTTCGTTCTAGAAATTTAGGAACTGTTCCGTGTGCTTACAAAAGTAGGTTCGGTTTCTGTAGCAAAGTTGGAAACCAGCTGATATTTAGAAAGGGGTCCAAATTTGCTCCGGTTTAGttctttttggtttttcgggtgattttggataATATggctaaaatattatataattcgGGTTTTCAGTTTAAATATTAGGTAATTCGGGTAGTTTAGATAAAAGTATTGGGTAGTGCGGATAATTTGGACTAAAAAGATTAGAGTGATTTGGTTTTTCAGATAATTCacttttataaatagtattttaagatatttggttatttagaaactaaatataactaatattttaaagatataatatgtattttaaaaattcggGGTACCCATTCGGTCACGGTTCGGTTTCAGTTTTTTAGAGATATAGGATCTGAGTTCGGTTTTGGTATGGTTCCTCGGTTCCGGATAAATGTACATATGCCTAACATTTTTGGTGATGTCTTTTTGAGTTGTTTGGTAATAAGAAGTTTGTTCTGTATATAGGACATGGCTGCACATTCGGCGTGTGACTTTGGTGGAGGCAAAGCAGAGAAACTTGCATTGGCGAAGTACCGACAAATGATTTGGCAAGGAAGAGTGTTGAACTCTCAGTTCACAGACGAAGAGCTAAGAAGTCAAGGACGTTGTCCTCTAACACCTGAAGAGATGGGACTTCTCTTAGCCGCTTTCGGTTTCGACAACAACACTCGTCTCTATCTCGCTTCCCACAAGGTCAGACTCAGACTCTTCACTTATATTTCTTCTCTAACCTCTTCTTATGTTCTGTTTCCTTTTATGCTTTCTAGGTATATGGAGGAGAAGCTAGGATCTCAGCACTAAGACAAGTCTTCCCAAGGATGGAAGACAAGAGAAGCCTAGCTTCTTCTGAAGAACGAGCTCGTATCAAAGGCAAAGCTTCTTTACTAGCTGCACTTGATTACTACGTGAGCATGCACAGCGACGTGTTCATCTCTGCGTCGCCTGGAAACATGCACAACGCTCTCGTTGGTCATAGGACGTTCGAGAATCTCAAGACGATTAGACCGAACATGGCGTTGATAGGACAGCTTTTCTTGAACAAGAGCATTACTTGGGTGGATTTTCAACAGGCGATTGGTGAAGGACATGTGAATAGACAAGGACAGATCCGGTTAAGGAAACCGAAACAGTCTATTTATACTTATCCGGCTCCTGATTGTATGTGCCATGTTTGACGATGaggatataataaaatagttttacattttgCTTAGAAATTAAGTTGTATAACctttttatctattatatggAAACTTTTTTCTAATTAACCAAACAAACTATTCACTATTCAcgtaaattttgagaaaatttcaaaaatataacaatactattttaatgcataattgcatcctatactaacatatgatgatgttgaaagaggtttggagtccTTGTTGTATCTCTTTTAcaagaaaataacgattttatagtggttattccaccgatttatgaattattatgaagttttactaaattaattgataaaaattataacgattctcatataccataaaagaaaaattaacatacattaatacaaatgtaaaatgtggttgaaaattctaaaacaatactaaaaagtttaggcttcagtatatagagcatttaacgtaaaactcaatattttcttagattttgagaaaaaatcaaaaatataacaatattgctttaatgcatagttgccttCTGTAGAAATATATGATAATGGTTGAAAAGATTTGGAGcatttgttgtctctatttctctagaaaataacgattttattaGTCCACTACTTAAGgagtatatgaaattttactaaattaatttaaaaacaaattgaacgatgctcatgtacaatgaaagagagtttaacataaattaatacaaatgtagaatatggttagaaattttgatacaacactaaagattataggcttcagtatataaaacatttaccaaaattcaatgtttttgtagagggttacacatagattttgagaaaatttcaaaaatatgccaatattgttttaatgcatagtttcatcctacactaatatatgatgatgttgaaagaggtttgaagcctttgttgtctccgtttttcaagaaaatagcgattttatagttgtttttccgccgatttagggagtattatgaagttttactaattaattgataaaaaattagaacgattctcatataccatggaagagagtttaacatacattaatacaaatttagaatgtcgTTAGAAAATTTATAACAACACTACAAAgtttaggcttcagtatatagagcgcttaacataaaactcaatattttcgtagtaacacatagattttgagaaaaattcaaaaaatataacaatattaatttaatgcatagttacctTCTGTACTAATATATGGTGATAGTAAAAGAGGTTtaaaacctttgttgtctccgtttctctagagaatagcgattttataatggttagtctactaatttagggagtatatgaaattttattaaattagtttataaaaaaaattaaatgaggctcatgtaccatgaaaaagatttTAGCATACATTTATAGAAATGttgaatgtggttagaaattttaaaataatactaaagattatagggttcaaaatataaattaatttattgaaattcaatatttttgtaggggttaacacatatattttgagaaaatttcaaaaaatatgacagtATTGTTtcaatgcatagttgcatcatgcactaacatatgatgatgttgaaacaagtttggagcctttgttgtctacGTTTTCCAAGAAAATAAccattttatagtggttattccaccgatttagggagtattatgaaattttctaaattaattcattaaaaattataactatttCCATATACCGtgagagagtttaacatacattaatataaatgtaaaatgtggttagaaattttaaaataacactaaaaatttaggcttcagtatatatagaGCATCTAAAGTAAAACACAATATTttgggttaacacatagatttgaagaaaaattcaaaaaatataacaatattgctttaatgcataTTTTCCTTCTTTACTAATAAATTGTGATGATCAAAGatgtttgaaacctttgttgtctccatttctctagagaatagctattttataatggttaatccactaatttaaaaaccatatgaaattttactaaattaatttataagaaaaattaaacgaggctcatgtaccatgaaagagagatcagcatacattaatacaaatttagaatgtagttagaaattttataacaacactaaaaattataggtttcagtacataaattaatttaatgaatttcaatatttttgtagggattaacacacagattttgagaaaaattcaaaaaatataacaatattgctttaatgtATAATTGCCTTCTGTAGTAATATATGGTGATGGTAAAATAGGttggaacatttgttgtctccatttctctagagaatagtggttttataatggttagtccactaatttagggagtatgaaattttacaaaattaattttaaaaagattgaacgatgctcaagtaccatgaaagagagttcatcatacattaatacaaatgtagaatatggttagaaattttaaaaccacactaaaaattataggcttcagtatataaaacatttaccaaaattcaatattttagtAAGGGttataacacatagattttgagaaaatttcaaaaatatgccaatattgttttaatgcatatttgcatcatgcactaacatatgatgatgttgaaagaggtttgaagcctttgttgtctccgctttttcaagaaaatagcgattttatagtgttaTTCCATTGATTTAGGgactattatgaagttttactatgttaattgattaaaaaattataacgatttccatatactatgaaagagagtttaacatacattaatacaaatgcagaatgtggttagaaattttaaaaccacactaaagattataggcttcagtatataaagcgtTTTTcgaaattcaatatttttgtaggggttaacacatagattttgaaaaaaattcaaaaaatatgacaacattgttttaatgcatatttgcatcatgcactaacatatgatgaagttgaaagaggtttggagcttttgttatctccgttttttaagaaaatagcgattttatagtggttattctactgatttagggagtattataaagttttactaaattaattgataaaaaaatattaagatttccatataccataaaagagagtttaacatacaataatacaaatggagaatgtggttagaaattttaaaacaacactaaaaagtttaggcttcagtatatacaATGTTTAACATAAAACTTAATTTTTCCGTAGGGGttaaacacatagattttaagaaaaattcaataaatataacaatatttttaatgcGTATTTTCCTTCTGTACTAATATATggtgatggtcaaagaggtttgaaacctttgttgtctccatttctctagagaatagcgattttataatggataAAGAAGTGGATAAACTAAACTGATGTTTAACTTGAAAATCTTGAAtttatctgattttttaatctgAATTAACCTAAAACCAAGaactaaaatagaatattgaggTTCTATATCCTCATCAACTAATAatccttttttttgttggttaacTGGTAGGAATCAGGTGTTGTGAAGTCTAGGGTAGAAGCGCACAGAAACAGTTGCTATTAAACCAAATAAACCGCTAATAACCGTCGGATCAATCTTTAATTGGTTAAGCCCGACAAAAGCGGGGGGAAAGAAACCAGAACAGAGACTAGTATATATAAATGAAGAAACAGAGCAGAAGAGGAGATCATATgtgagcttcttcttcttcttcttcttctccacaaGTCACAGAAAAGTCAAACAGACGCCGGAAACGACGCGATTCTAGAGTTTCCTTCCATCGTCGATCTGATCTTCTCTCGGTAATCTACGCTTCGGATATTTTTAGCATTTATATCCGCCGAATATTCCGGCGAATCATTGACGGACATCGAGGCTTCATTCGATCGCTTTcgcttttctgttttttttcttattattttaaaattgaaacaCCGATCTGGAGGATAATTAATATGAAGAATCCACTTTGATcattgtgatgatgatgatgtaatTAAATGGATAGGagattttctctctttttggtTTTAATGAATTTGCTTTAGTGTTGGTTAGTgacaatgatttttaaaaaaaagttgagatatttaattatttggtgacaggttgaagaagaagaggataaaGAAGCATAGGTCCATGGCTGAATGATAACAGTTTTATCTCCGGAGATtcggagttttttttttcttttaggaaTCTAATAAAGAAGAAGATGGCAGTCTCTTTCCCTCGTCTCCCCAGGTGGttgtgtggtggtggtggtggtagcaCTAAGAAAGACTCAAAAGGATCATCTCCTTCACTGAAGAAGACTATTAAGACTGGATCTTCTTCTTcggtgaagaagatgaaaagaGGATGGGTTGATAGAGGAGAGGAGGAGGGTAAGATGGGGAATGTGCTGTTCCCTGAACCAGATGATCCTGAGTGGTCCATTGGTTGGGTTGAACCACATGGACCTGGGTTTAAAAGTGAGGATGATACTGGTGGTGGGTTTGTGGTTCTTGTTCCTTGTTACAAGAAAGTGATAGATGGTTCAGGGAATCAGATTCCAACTGGTTTCCTCTCTCCTGCTTCTGGTAATGCTTGTTTCCATTTTCATAAATCATTAATAGCAATTATTTGACTTATATGTGTATGTTTAGGTTGATCTCAGTGATTAAGTTTGTAGCTTGGAGCTTTTCTTGATTACCGAGTTAGAAGTGAATTTATTACCATAATTTATTGTTTAGACATTGAGGATTCTGAACTGAATAGTGTGTGGTTCTGTTTTGAATTAAAATCTGCAGATAAGAAGAATATGGAACAGTGGCTGTCGTCTATGGGGAAGCTTTAATAAGCTTTTGGAGGATTTGTGAAGATCAAGACTGTTTCCCACATTGTGTTTTTAAgtattcaaaaattaaaaataaaaaaaaaaccagaaaaaaaatttgtggaTAGGTTTTCTGGAGACTTCTTTTGGTT comes from Brassica rapa cultivar Chiifu-401-42 chromosome A02, CAAS_Brap_v3.01, whole genome shotgun sequence and encodes:
- the LOC103855302 gene encoding O-fucosyltransferase 39 isoform X2 — encoded protein: MNLYPNLRRGILLSVLYVVVLLCNASTSTSYSSSEAITIKPRHLSLLKSALQRPSGEQSDLWKPMTDQGWSPCIDLEDPPSLPDKTKSYIQVFLDGGLNQQRMGICDAVAVAKILNATLVIPFLEINPVWQDSSSFVDIFDVDHFIDALKDDVRVVKELPEDYSWSTREYYAAAVRETRVKTAPVHASAQWYIENVSPLLHSYGIAAISPFSHRLSFDHLPGEIQRLRCKVNFQALRFVPHITSLGDALVSRLRNPLWRSEKDRKSVDHLGDMTNPNSRHEPGKFAVLHLRFDKDMAAHSACDFGGGKAEKLALAKYRQMIWQGRVLNSQFTDEELRSQGRCPLTPEEMGLLLAAFGFDNNTRLYLASHKVYGGEARISALRQVFPRMEDKRSLASSEERARIKGKASLLAALDYYVSMHSDVFISASPGNMHNALVGHRTFENLKTIRPNMALIGQLFLNKSITWVDFQQAIGEGHVNRQGQIRLRKPKQSIYTYPAPDCMCHV
- the LOC103855305 gene encoding uncharacterized protein LOC103855305, whose amino-acid sequence is MAVSFPRLPRWLCGGGGGSTKKDSKGSSPSLKKTIKTGSSSSVKKMKRGWVDRGEEEGKMGNVLFPEPDDPEWSIGWVEPHGPGFKSEDDTGGGFVVLVPCYKKVIDGSGNQIPTGFLSPASDKKNMEQWLSSMGKL
- the LOC103855302 gene encoding O-fucosyltransferase 39 isoform X1; protein product: MNLYPNLRRGILLSVLYVVVLLCNASTSTSYSSSEAITIKPRHLSLLKSALQRPSGEQSDLWKPMTDQGWSPCIDLEDPPSALPDKTKSYIQVFLDGGLNQQRMGICDAVAVAKILNATLVIPFLEINPVWQDSSSFVDIFDVDHFIDALKDDVRVVKELPEDYSWSTREYYAAAVRETRVKTAPVHASAQWYIENVSPLLHSYGIAAISPFSHRLSFDHLPGEIQRLRCKVNFQALRFVPHITSLGDALVSRLRNPLWRSEKDRKSVDHLGDMTNPNSRHEPGKFAVLHLRFDKDMAAHSACDFGGGKAEKLALAKYRQMIWQGRVLNSQFTDEELRSQGRCPLTPEEMGLLLAAFGFDNNTRLYLASHKVYGGEARISALRQVFPRMEDKRSLASSEERARIKGKASLLAALDYYVSMHSDVFISASPGNMHNALVGHRTFENLKTIRPNMALIGQLFLNKSITWVDFQQAIGEGHVNRQGQIRLRKPKQSIYTYPAPDCMCHV